Proteins encoded in a region of the Schistocerca cancellata isolate TAMUIC-IGC-003103 unplaced genomic scaffold, iqSchCanc2.1 HiC_scaffold_424, whole genome shotgun sequence genome:
- the LOC126124443 gene encoding calphotin-like produces the protein MDVTPSVPVADSSPALPVISVPAPVEAPLPAPTAVDRIEPPIVSEPAPAAVTLSVSEPVPEAAPSVVTENVSAVATVVVESEERLAAPAEPQPRRERPIERADNVPRFRSASISGVSSRKGRTPSPVVTCVPPYKSTSKQKKLQRASQSAAVDSRQVSAADRRRQRPAAHSQPEASVSSADFKRDETVRQLKVFLTQTDPVVTTDTAMNVPPSVSPAQVAGKRKSDDSHCRRIRPHSQDSGSDPPAGAGPATAAPSGAALAMDTEVVQPPVFSSAKCDWAADVEVDERTGSGT, from the coding sequence ATGGACGTTACACCTTCCGTTCCTGTTGCTGATAGCTCCCCGGCGTTGCCTGTGATTTCTGTGCCCGCACCTGTGGAGGCCCCGTTGCCTGCTCCCACAGCTGTCGATAGAATTGAACCACCGATAGTGTCTGAACCCGCACCGGCAGCTGTAACGCTGTCCGTGTCGGAACCCGTTCCGGAGGCTGCTCCCTCTGTTGTGACTGAGAATGTGTCTGCTGTAGCCACCGTTGTTGTCGAAAGTGAGGAGCGTCTTGCCGCCCCCGCGGAACCTCAACCGCGTCGGGAAAGGCCGATTGAGAGAGCTGACAACGTCCCCCGCTTTCGAAGCGCTAGTATTTCGGGTGTTTCTTCTCGTAAGGGGCGAACGCCGTCCCCGGTGGTGACTTGCGTCCCACCCTACAAGTCCACCtcaaaacagaagaaattgcaacGGGCCTCGCAGAGCGCGGCTGTTGACTCGCGGCAGGTGTCGGCTGCCGATCGCCGTCGGCAGCGGCCTGCCGCTCACAGTCAGCCTGAggcgtccgtgagttccgcagatttTAAGAGGGACGAGACAGTTCGTCAGCTCAAAGTTTTCCTCACTCAAACGGACCCTGTCGTGACAACCGATACGGCGATGAACGTTCCTCCGAGCGTGTCGCCTGCACAAGTGGCAGGCAAACGCAAATCGGACGACTCACATTGCCGTCGCATCCGGCCGCACTCGCAGGATTCTGGATCTGATCCTCCCGCCGGCGCTGGACCTGCCACGGCGGCTCCGTCGGGTGCCGCTCTTGCTATGGACACGGAGGTGGTTCAGCCCCCCGTGTTTTCTAGTGCAAAGTGTGACTGGGCGGCGGACGTGGAGGTGGATGAAAGGACTGGCAGCGGTACGTAA